A window of the Planococcus citri chromosome 4, ihPlaCitr1.1, whole genome shotgun sequence genome harbors these coding sequences:
- the LOC135846080 gene encoding uncharacterized protein LOC135846080 isoform X2, protein MQREYCSSNHHVNSVSDLYISDEISVLLEEIQSLEPSSYRPEDIQDFEIAGSQTGGTGGGGRAASSIAELETPGDATTVHSWDSHANYKHHIHGSSPTQSVFSGVIVYCDDSYIKSTSGVIRLLLVITSLICLLCLCTSGSVRLSLFLLPFLGRIRFMMFVSIFSFMVTCVLLFLDVTHIIYLFPLNWGKINAVLYVSISVLYLMSSSLVVHQVYAYEESYSWVPKATRTQLFVTGVIGYLCALEALLLALLTRCDEGQYRPVNDDPSSITLQERKVIRYSPSPCPSLQPAVVTPHWVSQDNNFPSSSSKTRDPVLA, encoded by the exons ATGCAGCGAGAGTATTGTAGTAGTAATCACCATGTAAATTCCGTATCAGATCTGTACATAAGCGACGAAATCTCAGTACTTTTGGAGGAGATACAAAGTTTAGAACCGTCCTCTTACCGTCCAGAAGACATTCAAGACTTCGAAATTGCGGGCAGTCAGACTGGTGGTACGGGGGGTGGGGGGAGAGCCGCCAGCAGCATCGCTGAATTAGAAACCCCCGGCGATGCGACCACTGTCCATTCTTGGGACTCGCACGCTAACTACAAGCATCATATACATGGCTCTTCCCCTACTCAATCCGTGTTTTCGGGTGTTATAGTTTATTGCGACGATTCGTACATTAAATCTACATCCGGCGTTATAAGATTATTACTAGTG ATTACTTCGTTGATATGTTTATTATGTTTGTGCACTTCGGGTTCCGTCAGACTGAGTTTGTTTCTGTTGCCGTTTCTGGGCCGGATACGGTTTATGATGTTTGTCTCCATATTTAGTTTCATGGTTACTTGCGTTCTACTATTTTTGGACGTAACTCACATCATATACTTGTTCCCATTGAATTGGGGTAAAATT AATGCCGTGCTGTACGTTAGCATTAGCGTTTTGTATTTAATGAGCTCTTCACTGGTTGTACATCAAGTATACGCTTACGAAGAGTCATACTCGTGGGTACCGAAAGCCACGAGAACTCAGTTATTTGTTACAGGA GTGATAGGTTACTTGTGCGCTTTGGAAGCTTTGTTGTTGGCATTATTAACGAGATGCGACGAAGGTCAATACAGACCGGTCAACGATGATCCGAGCTCGATCACTTTACAAGAGCGTAAAGTCATTAGATACTCTCCATCGCCCTGTCCATCGCTACAACCTGCTGTCGTGACGCCTCACTGGGTCTCTCAAGATAATAACTTCCCATCTTCATCTTCCAAAACACGTGATCCGGTTTTGGCATGA
- the LOC135846080 gene encoding uncharacterized protein LOC135846080 isoform X1 encodes MQREYCSSNHHVNSVSDLYISDEISVLLEEIQSLEPSSYRPEDIQDFEIAGSQTGGTGGGGRAASSIAELETPGDATTVHSWDSHANYKHHIHGSSPTQSVFSGVIVYCDDSYIKSTSGVIRLLLVITSLICLLCLCTSGSVRLSLFLLPFLGRIRFMMFVSIFSFMVTCVLLFLDVTHIIYLFPLNWGKIYSFQNAVLYVSISVLYLMSSSLVVHQVYAYEESYSWVPKATRTQLFVTGVIGYLCALEALLLALLTRCDEGQYRPVNDDPSSITLQERKVIRYSPSPCPSLQPAVVTPHWVSQDNNFPSSSSKTRDPVLA; translated from the exons ATGCAGCGAGAGTATTGTAGTAGTAATCACCATGTAAATTCCGTATCAGATCTGTACATAAGCGACGAAATCTCAGTACTTTTGGAGGAGATACAAAGTTTAGAACCGTCCTCTTACCGTCCAGAAGACATTCAAGACTTCGAAATTGCGGGCAGTCAGACTGGTGGTACGGGGGGTGGGGGGAGAGCCGCCAGCAGCATCGCTGAATTAGAAACCCCCGGCGATGCGACCACTGTCCATTCTTGGGACTCGCACGCTAACTACAAGCATCATATACATGGCTCTTCCCCTACTCAATCCGTGTTTTCGGGTGTTATAGTTTATTGCGACGATTCGTACATTAAATCTACATCCGGCGTTATAAGATTATTACTAGTG ATTACTTCGTTGATATGTTTATTATGTTTGTGCACTTCGGGTTCCGTCAGACTGAGTTTGTTTCTGTTGCCGTTTCTGGGCCGGATACGGTTTATGATGTTTGTCTCCATATTTAGTTTCATGGTTACTTGCGTTCTACTATTTTTGGACGTAACTCACATCATATACTTGTTCCCATTGAATTGGGGTAAAATT TATTCCTTTCAGAATGCCGTGCTGTACGTTAGCATTAGCGTTTTGTATTTAATGAGCTCTTCACTGGTTGTACATCAAGTATACGCTTACGAAGAGTCATACTCGTGGGTACCGAAAGCCACGAGAACTCAGTTATTTGTTACAGGA GTGATAGGTTACTTGTGCGCTTTGGAAGCTTTGTTGTTGGCATTATTAACGAGATGCGACGAAGGTCAATACAGACCGGTCAACGATGATCCGAGCTCGATCACTTTACAAGAGCGTAAAGTCATTAGATACTCTCCATCGCCCTGTCCATCGCTACAACCTGCTGTCGTGACGCCTCACTGGGTCTCTCAAGATAATAACTTCCCATCTTCATCTTCCAAAACACGTGATCCGGTTTTGGCATGA
- the LOC135846078 gene encoding protein VAC14 homolog translates to MMDSNYAPLSQACVRALTDKIYEKRRAAAVEIEKMVKEFAAVQNTAQIRKLLKVLGQQFARSTNSNNKKGGLIGLAAMAVALGKDSGDYIEDLVMPILVNFSDSDLRVRYYASESLYNVIKVARSAILPYFGNVFQALSKLAADPDQNVKNASELLDRLLKDIVTENPSFDLVAFMPLLRERIYTNNQFACQFIISWIATLVDVPHIDMILFLQEILEGLFRILGNPTIEIKKMCEGVLSKFLRAIKQDPSRVNFAEMANIVTVHAQSHDFVLQYIALTWVKEFVQLAGVEMLPFTSSILVAILPCLSYENESQLHIKEIARTINYSLLKLISTEEDYVPDAKGDKRGPSQDTSKLELPAVIEILSKHLINSSVETKVAVLGWIFQLHLKIPKRMFPHIEELFPLFLRTLSDPSDKVVHCNLKVLSKIISLPSSEKTDQIDKSKTNNPYFDKFIISLLEEFRRGENTLLKDRGSFIIRQLCVLLNSEDVFTTLAVILLNEDNLKFASVMVEHLNTILLTSSELFTFRVKLKDLKTEESKALFNTLYKTWCHNPVATVALCFLTQNYEHACDIIRIFSDLEITVELLAEVDKLIQLIESPIFTYLRLELLEVPYNHHLVYALYGLLMILPQSEAFHVLRHRLDCIPKLPLHPDNKTAFKSKSAQKYDNKSLCFDTLLKHFSSIQEKHKVFKMQGNVTTQILDHDFGL, encoded by the exons ATGATGGATTCGAATTACGCTCCGCTGAGTCAAGCCTGTGTTAGGGCGTTAACtgataaaatttacgaaaaacgACGTGCAGCAGCCGTGGAAATCGAAAA AATGGTGAAGGAATTTGCTGCTGTGCAGAATACTGCTCAAATCAGAAAACTATTGAAAGTGTTAGGGCAACAGTTTGCCCGATCTACGAATTCTAATAACAAGAAAGGTGGATTGATTGGACTAGCGGCTATGGCAGTAGCTCTTGGAAAA gaTAGTGGCGATTACATTGAAGATTTAGTCATGCCTATATTAGTCAATTTCAGTGATTCTGATTTACGAGTACGTTATTACGCATCAGAGTCATTATATAATGTGATAAAAGTAGCCAGAAGTGCGATATTACCATATTTCGGTAATGTTTTCCAAGCATTGAGTAAACTAGCCGCTGATCCCgatcaaaatgttaaaaatgctTCCGAACTTTTAGATCGTCTATTGAAA GACATAGTTACCGAAAACCCTTCTTTCGATTTAGTAGCATTTATGCCTCTGTTAAGAGAACGAATTTACACTAATAATCAGTTCGCGTGTCAGTTTATTATTTCGTGGATTGCGACGCTCGTTGACGTTCCTCATATCGACATGATcttatttttacaagaaataCTCGAAGGATTGTTTCGTATTCTTGGAAATCCGACGATagagattaaaaaaat GTGCGAAGGTgttttaagtaaatttttaagaGCTATAAAACAAGATCCCTCCAGAGTCAATTTTGCAGAAATGGCGAATATTGTTACTGTCCATGCTCAGTCGCATGATTTTGTTCTTCAG tatatTGCATTGACGTGGGTGAAAGAATTTGTTCAATTAGCCGGAGTGGAAATGTTACCATTTACTTCTAGTATATTAGTAGCTATTTTGCCTTGTTTATCGTATGAAAATGAAAGTCAACTAC ATATAAAAGAAATTGCTAGAACAATCAATTACagcttattgaaattgatttctacCGAAGAAGATTACGTACCAGATGCTAAAGGAGACAAA CGCGGTCCATCTCAAGATACATCTAAATTAGAGTTGCCTGCTGTTATCGAAATATTATCTAAACATCTAATCAACTCTTCTGTAGAAACCAAAGTAGCGGTTCTAGGCTGGATTTTTCAATtgcatttgaaaattcctaaacgT ATGTTTCCTCATATCGAAGAACTATTTCCATTATTTCTACGCACGTTATCAGATCCTTCGGATAAAGTGGTTCATTgtaatttgaaagttttatcCAAGATCATCTCATTGCCTAGCTCAgaaaaaactgatcaaattgATAAATCGA AGACCAACAATCCGTATTTTGATAAGTTCATTATTAGCTTACTAGAAGAATTCAGACGAGGTGAAAATACATTATTGAAAGACAGAGGATCTTTTATTATAAG GCAGTTATGTGTCCTACTAAACTCTGAAGACGTGTTCACAACCTTGGCTGTAATATTATTGAACGAAGATAATTTAAAATTCGCTAGTGTCATGGTGGAGCACTTGAATACAATATTGTTGACTTCTTCGGAATTATTTACTTTCAGAGTAAAACTGAAAGACTTGAAAACCGAA GAAAGCAAAGCGTTATTTAATACTCTGTACAAGACTTGGTGTCATAATCCGGTGGCTACTGTTGCGTTATGTTTTTTAACACAAAATTACGAACATGCTTGTGATATTATTAGAATATT CTCGGATTTAGAAATAACTGTCGAATTGTTGGCCGAAGTCGATAAACTTATCCAGTTAATTGAATCACCTATTTTTACTT ATTTAAGACTCGAGTTACTCGAAGTTCCTTATAACCATCATCTTGTCTATGCTCTGTACGGTTTGTTGATGATATTACCTCAATCTGAAGCATTTCACGTTTTGAGACATCGATTAGATTGTATACCTAAGCTTCCACTGCATCCTGATAATAA AACTGCTTTTAAATCGAAATCTGCTCAGAAATATGACAATAAATCGTTATGTTTTGATACCTTgctcaaacatttttcatcgaTTCAAGAAAAGCATAAAGTATTCAAAATGCAAGGCAATGTTACTACACAAATCCTCGATCATGACTTCGGTTTATAG
- the LOC135842578 gene encoding uncharacterized protein LOC135842578, which translates to MEAIINPIVDRIKAELESFMRSTISVPVSSSVSNQISNPISNANPISLVGNLPNYFFMPPPPPPPVTSAVPVTSAVPISVSITSSASDMPRLTVTTFSKPAGRYVTAHKLVNLHTTAANVVSSSTTSASLRQPIMSTGASAVPMPPPVGNIGCAPLTFNSMFPNIDYKLTEKSSYRNWRQMLFDELRVRRLNDIVDASVPRPNTRFDDSIRKATTRLLIVGRLDEHHQRLVENIREPAEIIKWLDNEKLPISENLREALFQKITNLRFEPFIDEPSKFTRQLEDLFERSKEAGMVWTDDFKKSMLLHKIKKARSDISMSNRTSKTNYQMIKKWLCDEEATEKELKAVTSTAASTGVHFASANSSNSNGRGRNLRNNRRGDRREQNNDRRGERREQYDDRDRRGDRREQFDDRRGERREREDNRRGSYQRNYDSRDSYQNRNSSEGNHYGRCRKCNMRGHAMKDCKTNGSYCYCCRKVTDHIAKNCPERKSDEKSGKSGSGQGKGDSGGKSMMVRGDRNFELNSKYYYPDDCLNSAGHY; encoded by the coding sequence ATGGAGGCTATAATAAATCCTATAGTGGATCGTATCAAAGCTGAGCTGGAAAGTTTTATGCGATCGACAATCAGTGTTCCTGTGAGCAGCTCAGTAAGTAATCAGATTTCTAATCCGATTTCGAATGCGAATCCGATTTCGTTAGTGGGCAATTTGCCAAACTACTTTTTCAtgccgccaccaccaccacctccgGTGACATCTGCTGTTCCGGTGACTTCGGCAGTTCCGATATCAGTATCAATTACATCCAGCGCATCTGATATGCCGCGACTTACGGTGACAACGTTTAGTAAACCTGCTGGTCGTTATGTGACAGCtcataaattggtgaatttacATACCACTGCTGCAAATGTGGTTTCGAGTAGCACCACATCCGCATCTTTAAGGCAACCTATCATGTCAACGGGTGCCTCCGCAGTACCGATGCCACCACCGGTGGGAAATATTGGATGTGCTCCGCTAACCTTCAATTCTATGTTCCCGAATATCGATTATAAGCTGACGGAGAAAAGTAGCTACCGAAATTGGCGGCAGATGCTGTTTGACGAATTAAGAGTACGCAGACTTAATGATATTGTGGATGCTTCAGTTCCGCGACCGAATACAAGATTCGATGACTCCATTCGGAAAGCGACTACTCGTTTACTGATAGTAGGTCGCCTTGACGAACACCACCAGCGTTTAGTCGAAAACATCAGGGAACCGGCCGAAATCATAAAATGGTTGGATAATGAGAAACTGCCGATATCGGAGAACTTACGAGAAGCTCTCTTTCAGAAAATCACGAACTTACGTTTTGAACCGTTTATTGACGAGCCGTCGAAGTTCACCAGGCAATTGGAGGATTTATTCGAACGAAGTAAAGAAGCAGGCATGGTGTGGACGGACGATTTCAAAAAGAGTATGCTGTTACATAAAATAAAGAAGGCGCGCAGCGACATATCGATGTCCAACCGAACGAGTAAAACCAACTACcagatgatcaaaaaatggcTATGTGACGAAGAGGCGACTGAGAAGGAGCTCAAGGCAGTAACCTCAACGGCGGCTTCAACAGGGGTTCATTTTGCCTCTGCCAATTCTTCGAACTCGAATGGAAGAGGAAGAAATTTACGAAACAATCGACGTGGCGATAGACGTGAACAAAACAACGATCGACGTGGGGAGCGACGTGAACAATACGATGATCGAGATCGACGTGGCGATAGACGTGAGCAATTCGACGATCGACGTGGCGAGAGACGTGAACGTGAAGACAATCGACGTGGTTCCTATCAGCGCAATTACGACTCGAGAGATTCCTATCAGAACCGTAACTCATCCGAAGGCAACCATTATGGAAGGTGTCGAAAATGTAACATGAGAGGTCATGCGATGAAAGACTGCAAGACGAATGGGTCTTATTGCTACTGCTGCAGAAAAGTAACCGATCATATTGCGAAGAACTGCCCCGAGCGTAAATCCGATGAAAAGTCTGGTAAATCTGGGTCCGGTCAAGGGAAAGGCGATAGCGGTGGAAAATCTATGATGGTCCGAGGCGatagaaatttcgaattaaattcgAAGTATTATTATCCTGACGACTGCCTTAACTCGGCGG